A region from the Halomarina litorea genome encodes:
- a CDS encoding MarR family transcriptional regulator, with translation MSDQSPDESSPNDPPTEIPEAVVQLSPSCCSVYLLLEEHGPLTQQAIVRTGLKRRTVRHALTRLEDGGLVASRPYVADSRQRLYDTVVAEE, from the coding sequence ATGTCCGACCAATCTCCCGACGAATCGTCACCGAACGACCCCCCGACCGAGATTCCGGAAGCGGTCGTGCAGCTCTCGCCGAGTTGCTGTTCAGTCTACCTCCTCCTCGAGGAGCACGGCCCGCTGACCCAGCAGGCGATCGTCCGGACCGGCCTGAAGCGGCGGACGGTCCGCCACGCACTCACTCGACTGGAGGACGGCGGGTTAGTCGCCTCACGTCCGTACGTGGCGGACTCGCGCCAGCGGCTGTACGACACCGTCGTCGCCGAGGAGTGA
- a CDS encoding branched-chain amino acid ABC transporter permease — protein MGVSDTYSRGRDLAVERPGALVVGVVGMLLLLDLIRRLATGVLDPSQFATYVWTGLVIGLVYGLAGIGLSLTYSILNFANFAHGEYVTTGAFSGWAVAYVVAGAGAADLGSRLLVQAAPGAIEASITSTPVAIVLGLVAAMVLAVALSLVLDRVVYKPMRGQEGISLLIASIGVAFALRYLLSFVFGNSTRGVTGGTVKTTIGGVVLNAHDVTLVVIALVLMLGVHLVLQTTKLGKAMRAMADNEDLARVTGIPTERVIRWTWIIGGGLAGAAGYLVVLKRGTIAFDFGWILLLLIFAAVILGGIGSVYGAMLGGVLIGIAENVSLVWLSGPWTDFTTPVAFGLMILILLFRPEGIFGGVSTA, from the coding sequence ATGGGTGTAAGTGATACATACTCGCGGGGACGCGACCTGGCGGTCGAGCGTCCCGGAGCACTCGTCGTCGGCGTGGTCGGCATGCTGCTGTTGCTCGACCTGATTCGCCGCCTGGCGACGGGCGTACTCGATCCCTCCCAGTTCGCGACCTACGTCTGGACGGGGCTGGTCATCGGACTGGTCTACGGGCTGGCGGGAATCGGCCTCTCGCTGACGTACAGCATCCTGAACTTCGCGAACTTCGCGCACGGCGAGTACGTCACGACGGGGGCGTTCTCCGGGTGGGCGGTCGCCTACGTCGTCGCCGGCGCGGGGGCCGCGGACCTCGGGAGTCGCCTCCTCGTGCAGGCCGCACCGGGTGCCATCGAGGCGAGCATCACCAGCACGCCCGTCGCCATCGTCCTCGGCCTCGTCGCCGCGATGGTGCTGGCCGTCGCCCTGTCGCTGGTCTTAGACCGGGTCGTCTACAAACCGATGCGCGGTCAGGAGGGCATCTCGCTGCTCATCGCCAGCATCGGCGTGGCGTTCGCGCTGCGCTACCTGCTCTCGTTCGTCTTCGGCAACAGCACCCGCGGGGTCACCGGCGGGACGGTGAAGACCACCATCGGCGGCGTCGTCCTCAACGCCCACGACGTGACGCTCGTCGTCATCGCCCTCGTGCTCATGCTCGGCGTCCACCTCGTGCTCCAGACGACGAAACTGGGCAAGGCGATGCGCGCCATGGCCGACAACGAGGACCTCGCGCGCGTGACGGGTATCCCGACCGAACGCGTCATCCGCTGGACGTGGATCATCGGCGGCGGCCTCGCGGGCGCGGCGGGCTACCTCGTCGTCCTCAAGCGCGGCACCATCGCCTTCGACTTCGGCTGGATCCTCCTCTTGCTCATCTTCGCAGCGGTCATCCTCGGCGGCATCGGGAGCGTCTACGGCGCGATGCTCGGCGGCGTCCTCATCGGCATCGCCGAGAACGTCTCGCTGGTCTGGCTCAGCGGGCCGTGGACGGACTTCACCACGCCCGTGGCGTTCGGCCTGATGATCCTCATCTTGCTGTTCCGTCCCGAGGGCATCTTCGGCGGGGTGAGTACGGCATGA
- a CDS encoding branched-chain amino acid ABC transporter permease, translated as MSTDTESESGRFGLGKTGTDLALMIGMMLALYVVFAGVGMVLGFPLFGIVNLVRELTFFVAVYAIVALALNLHWGYAGLFNIGVAGFMAVGAYALGLLSGSPAGSPPGLGLPLFLGVPLGMGVAALVGLVAALPALRLKADYLAIVTIALAEIIRLTFVSRAFEDITGGAAGFGNFPANPANTLLLTDPSSLASDPTAVGGVVFGLFESIGIASPKVAIDSTYAVMLLLVVALVYVFLRRLGNSPFGRVLKAIREDELVAQSLGKDTNRFKIKVFMVGCALMGLGGMLWQALGTGSVNPTNNFLPQITFYIFIAVIIGGAGSNTGSVLGAGLFAGVLFLLPSYVDNLVNSLNLLQNTTTPQTFIDAVAPVASLELAPFFAYALGNIDQLRFVLIGVLLVWLMQNRPDGLLGHRQEPAASVDLMRRTSGSKPPRGEPAADGGESDE; from the coding sequence ATGAGCACCGACACGGAGTCCGAGTCGGGTCGGTTCGGCCTCGGCAAGACCGGCACCGACCTCGCGCTCATGATCGGGATGATGCTGGCGCTGTACGTCGTCTTCGCGGGCGTCGGGATGGTCCTCGGCTTCCCGCTGTTCGGCATCGTCAATCTCGTCCGCGAACTGACGTTCTTCGTCGCCGTCTACGCTATCGTCGCCCTCGCGCTCAACCTCCACTGGGGGTACGCGGGGCTGTTCAACATCGGTGTCGCCGGGTTCATGGCCGTCGGGGCGTACGCTCTCGGCCTGCTCAGCGGGTCGCCGGCGGGCTCTCCCCCTGGACTCGGCCTGCCACTGTTCCTCGGTGTCCCCCTCGGGATGGGCGTCGCGGCGCTGGTCGGCCTCGTCGCCGCCCTGCCCGCCCTCCGCCTCAAGGCGGACTACCTCGCCATCGTCACCATCGCACTCGCCGAGATCATCCGCCTCACGTTCGTCTCCCGCGCCTTCGAGGACATCACGGGCGGCGCGGCCGGGTTCGGCAACTTCCCGGCGAACCCCGCCAACACGCTGTTGCTGACCGACCCGTCGAGCCTCGCCTCCGACCCGACGGCCGTCGGCGGGGTGGTCTTCGGGCTGTTCGAGTCCATCGGCATCGCCAGCCCGAAGGTCGCCATCGACTCGACGTACGCGGTGATGCTCCTCCTCGTCGTGGCCCTCGTCTACGTCTTCCTGCGACGACTCGGCAACTCGCCGTTCGGTCGCGTGCTGAAGGCCATCCGCGAGGACGAACTCGTCGCCCAGTCGCTCGGCAAGGACACCAACCGCTTCAAGATCAAGGTGTTCATGGTCGGCTGTGCGCTGATGGGACTCGGCGGGATGCTCTGGCAGGCCCTCGGCACCGGGAGCGTCAACCCGACGAACAACTTCCTGCCACAGATCACGTTCTACATCTTCATCGCCGTCATCATCGGTGGCGCGGGGTCGAACACGGGGAGCGTCCTCGGCGCGGGCCTGTTCGCGGGCGTCCTCTTCCTCCTGCCGTCGTACGTGGACAACCTCGTCAACTCACTGAACCTGCTGCAGAACACGACCACCCCACAGACGTTCATCGACGCCGTCGCTCCCGTCGCGTCGCTGGAACTGGCGCCGTTCTTCGCGTACGCGCTGGGGAACATCGACCAGTTGCGCTTCGTCCTCATCGGCGTCCTGCTGGTCTGGCTGATGCAGAACCGCCCGGACGGCCTGCTCGGCCACCGACAGGAACCCGCCGCGAGCGTCGACCTGATGCGCCGCACCAGCGGGTCGAAGCCACCTCGCGGAGAACCCGCCGCCGACGGGGGTGAGAGCGATGAGTAA
- a CDS encoding GNAT family N-acetyltransferase, with protein MTDVEVDTPRMDEADAITDAWVGLADGQRRFGSFLLAEENRAAVYETVSRGIVTGGVLVARDPQVDDDASTDVVGFVMFSPETGVYEQAEKKGVVENLYVEPGRRGEGIGSALLSAAEDALRADGAAVVILDVMAENEDARRFYEAHGFRPHRVTMAKADETDKHTRRHD; from the coding sequence GTGACGGACGTCGAGGTCGACACCCCGCGGATGGACGAGGCGGACGCCATCACGGACGCGTGGGTCGGTCTCGCCGACGGCCAACGGCGGTTCGGGTCGTTCCTCCTCGCCGAGGAGAACCGCGCCGCCGTCTACGAGACGGTCTCCCGCGGCATCGTCACGGGCGGCGTCCTGGTCGCCCGCGACCCGCAGGTGGACGACGACGCGAGCACGGACGTCGTCGGGTTCGTCATGTTCAGCCCGGAGACGGGCGTGTACGAACAGGCCGAGAAGAAGGGGGTCGTCGAGAACCTCTACGTCGAACCGGGCCGCCGTGGCGAGGGCATCGGGTCGGCCCTGCTATCGGCCGCCGAGGACGCCCTGCGCGCCGACGGCGCGGCCGTCGTCATCCTCGACGTGATGGCCGAGAACGAGGACGCCCGCCGGTTCTACGAGGCCCACGGCTTCCGCCCACACCGGGTGACGATGGCGAAGGCGGACGAAACCGATAAACACACACGGCGGCACGACTGA
- a CDS encoding ABC transporter ATP-binding protein encodes MSNAEDANVETNLPEDVDASDGDVLEAETADSEVEEAAKTTPRGLPLRVENLRKEFGGITAVDGATFAVEEGSLTGLIGPNGAGKSTTFNCIAGVHRPTAGNVYFRGEDITGLRPHQIANRQLVRTFQIARELEEMSVLENMMLAPRGQTGERLIHSVTPGLRGKVVGEEEATREKAWETLEFFEIDHLAGVEAGTLSGGQRKLLEMARVLMTEPEMVLLDEPLAGVNPTLEHKLLERIHDLREQGLTFLLVEHDMDVIMNNCEHIIVMHQGKVLAEGDADAIRNNDRVIDAYLGETL; translated from the coding sequence ATGAGTAACGCCGAGGACGCCAACGTCGAGACGAACCTCCCGGAGGACGTGGACGCCTCCGACGGGGACGTTCTGGAGGCGGAGACGGCCGACTCCGAAGTCGAGGAGGCCGCCAAGACCACGCCGCGCGGCCTCCCCCTGCGCGTCGAGAACCTCCGCAAGGAGTTCGGCGGCATCACCGCCGTCGACGGGGCGACGTTCGCCGTCGAGGAGGGGTCGCTCACCGGCCTCATCGGGCCGAACGGGGCCGGGAAGTCGACGACCTTCAACTGCATCGCGGGCGTCCACCGGCCCACCGCGGGCAACGTCTACTTCCGCGGCGAGGACATCACGGGCCTGCGCCCGCACCAGATCGCCAACCGGCAACTCGTTCGCACCTTCCAGATCGCGCGCGAACTGGAGGAGATGTCCGTCCTCGAGAACATGATGCTCGCGCCGCGCGGACAGACGGGCGAGCGCCTCATCCACTCGGTCACGCCGGGCCTTCGTGGGAAGGTCGTCGGGGAGGAGGAGGCCACCCGCGAGAAGGCCTGGGAGACCCTGGAGTTCTTCGAGATCGACCACCTCGCGGGCGTGGAGGCGGGAACGCTCTCGGGCGGCCAGCGCAAACTGCTGGAGATGGCCCGCGTGCTGATGACCGAACCGGAGATGGTTCTGCTGGACGAACCGCTCGCGGGGGTCAACCCGACGCTCGAACACAAACTGCTCGAACGCATCCACGACCTGCGCGAACAGGGACTCACCTTCCTGCTCGTCGAACACGACATGGACGTCATCATGAACAACTGCGAACACATCATCGTCATGCACCAGGGCAAGGTGCTCGCCGAGGGCGACGCCGACGCCATCCGGAACAACGACCGCGTCATCGACGCCTACCTGGGTGAGACGCTATGA
- a CDS encoding phosphoglycerate kinase, with protein MVRTLDDLDAAGAAVGVRVDINSPIADDGSLADDSRLHAHVETLQELLDRDARVVVLAHQGRPGGDDFTTLEPHAEALSELLSSSVTYLDATFSAEAHRRVDTLDPGTALVLENTRFYSEEYMEFDPEVAAATHLVRGLAPALDAYVNDAFAAAHRSQPSLVGFPTHLPSYAGRVMERELEALGDIASTPTPRVYVLGGAKVDDSIDVAEAVLSSGLADTVLTSGVVGNTFLHVAGVDLGAESTEVVQKRAGEALARAESLYEEYGDRIHLPVDVAVERDGERVELSVDDLPAEEAAMDIGSETVADYGDTLADAGTAVLNGPAGVFEMDLFAHGTRDLYEAAKAAEFTVVGGGDTAAALRRLGLSGFDHVSTGGGAALAMLTGESLPAVEALR; from the coding sequence ATGGTTCGGACGCTCGACGACCTCGACGCCGCCGGCGCGGCCGTCGGGGTTCGCGTCGACATCAACAGTCCCATCGCCGACGACGGGTCGCTCGCAGACGACTCCCGCCTCCACGCGCACGTCGAGACGCTCCAGGAACTGCTGGACCGCGACGCGCGCGTGGTCGTCCTCGCCCACCAGGGTCGACCCGGCGGCGACGACTTCACGACGCTCGAACCCCACGCGGAGGCGCTCTCCGAGTTGCTCTCGTCGTCCGTCACGTACCTCGATGCCACCTTCTCGGCCGAGGCCCACCGACGGGTCGACACCCTCGACCCGGGGACGGCGCTCGTCCTCGAGAACACGCGCTTCTACAGCGAGGAGTACATGGAGTTCGACCCCGAGGTCGCCGCCGCCACCCACCTCGTCCGCGGCCTCGCGCCCGCCCTCGACGCCTACGTCAACGACGCCTTCGCCGCCGCCCACCGCTCCCAGCCGTCGCTGGTCGGCTTCCCGACGCACCTCCCGAGTTACGCGGGCCGCGTGATGGAGCGGGAGCTCGAAGCCCTCGGCGACATCGCCTCGACCCCGACACCGCGGGTGTACGTCCTCGGCGGCGCGAAGGTCGACGACTCCATCGACGTCGCGGAGGCCGTCCTGTCCTCGGGCCTCGCCGACACCGTCCTCACCAGCGGCGTCGTCGGCAACACGTTCCTGCACGTCGCCGGCGTCGACCTCGGGGCGGAGAGCACCGAGGTGGTCCAGAAGCGCGCCGGAGAGGCCCTCGCGCGTGCGGAGTCGCTCTACGAGGAGTACGGCGACCGCATCCACCTCCCGGTAGACGTGGCGGTCGAACGCGACGGCGAGCGCGTCGAACTCTCCGTCGACGACCTCCCCGCGGAGGAGGCGGCGATGGACATCGGCAGCGAGACGGTCGCCGACTACGGCGACACCCTCGCGGACGCCGGCACCGCCGTCCTGAACGGTCCGGCGGGCGTCTTCGAGATGGACCTGTTCGCCCACGGCACGCGTGACCTCTACGAGGCGGCGAAGGCCGCCGAGTTCACCGTCGTCGGCGGGGGCGACACCGCCGCCGCCCTGCGTCGCCTCGGGCTGTCCGGGTTCGACCACGTCTCGACGGGCGGCGGGGCCGCGCTGGCCATGCTCACCGGGGAGTCCCTCCCCGCCGTCGAGGCGCTCCGGTGA